GAAATGACCTCAAGACAATTGATAAGAAAGTTCTTCGGCAATATATCAACTACCTGCCTCAGCAAGCTTACATCTTTAGCGGCTCCATTCTAGAAAACCTCACATTAGGAGCCGATCAAACAGTTTCTCAATCAGACATTCTTCGTGCCTGTGAAATTGCAGAAATTCGTTCAGATATCGAACAAATGCCCATGGGATACCAGACAGAATTGTCTGACGGAGCTGGATTATCTGGTGGGCAAAAACAGCGAATCGCACTTGCACGCGCTCTGCTGACGAAATCTCCCATTCTCATTTTAGATGAAGCAACGAGTGGATTAGATGTTCTAACAGAGAAAAAAGTCATTGATAATCTCATGAAATTACCCGACAAAACCATTATTTTTGTTGCTCATCGTCTCAGCATTTCAAAGCGTACAAATCAGATTATCGTCCTTGACCAAGGAAAAGTGATTGAAACTGGTTCTCATACTGAATTGATAGAAAGAAAAGGTTTTTATTATCATCTATTTAATAAATAAGGAGTAAATTATGAATCCCAATCTGTTTAAAAGTGCAGAATTTTATCATCGAAGATACCACAACTTTGCGACCGTTCTCATTCTGCCTTTGGTATTCTTCGTTCTATTTCTTGTTCTTTTTTCCTTTATCGGGCAAAAAGAAGTGACTGTCAAATCCATTGGCGAAATCACACCAACGAAAGTCATTGCCATGATTCAGTCAACCAGTGACAATACGGTTCTGACCAATCATTTAGCTGAAAATAAGACCGTCACCAAAGGAGAGTTGTTGGTTCAATATACAAAAAATATGGAAGCTTCCCAACAAACAGCCATTGAAACGCAACTTGCCACTTACCAGCGCCAAAAAGCAGAATTAGAAACATTAAAAAATAGTTTACAGCAGGGAACAAATCTTTTTACAGACAAAGATGAGTTTGGCTATGCCAACACATTTAACAATTTTATCAAACAATCAGAAGATTTAACTATCGGCATTTCAAAAAATAATTCCGAAGTTAGTAAACAAGCTTCTTTAACCAACCATACGATTGCTGCTATTGATGAGCAAATGAACGAATTAACAAAACAAATGAATGACTATCATGAATTGTATAATGCCATTTCTAGCAACGTTTCAAATTTGCCAAAAAGCAATCCTCATCAAGCAACCTTTAACCTATATAAAAATGAATATCACGTCAAACATGATTCGTCAACTACAAATCAATACTTAGCTCAAATTGATACAAAGATATCCAGCCTAAATTCTTCCATTGCCAATCTAAAGATTCAAAAAGCTAGTGCCGGAACTGCAACGACCTATGACAATAGTCTTTCGACTAAAATTGAGGTACTTCGCACACAATTTATCCAGACCACAGAGCAAGAATTAAGAACCCTTACAACTCAGATAATCGATTTGCAAAATCAATTGAACCAAGCAACTGCTCAACTTCAAAACAATCAGTTAACTGCTCCTGAAACAGGTATTCTTCATATCAGCAGTGCGCTCAAAGGAAAGGCTTTACTACCAAAAGGAACGGAAATTGCTCAGATCTATCCAGATATCACGAAAACAAAAGAAGTTCTTATCACCTATTACGTGCCTTCAGCCTATATGACCAATTTAAAAAAGGGACAAACTTCCCGCCTTACTCTAGAAAAAATTGGAAATCATACAATCACTATTATCGGTAAAATTAACAGCATTGACACTTCTGCTACTGAAACAAAACAGGGAAACCTGTTTAAAATCACTGCAAGAGCCTTTGTATCTAAAAGAGATAGCCAGATCTTGAAGTACGGTTTGCAAGGACAAGTAACGAGTGTCATTGCGAAAAAATCATTCTTTCATTACTACAAAGATAAACTGTTAAACAACGTTGAATGACTGTTTAAGGATTTCACTCAGAAGAAGATTGTCTTATATGATAAGATATTTTACAAGGAGGAAAAATTATTATTGTCGGAGAAAATATTGATTATGAGCTATTATTTAAAAATCATTATCTCGTTTTTGGCGTGATTGACAGAATAAACGATCATTCTCTGAAATTCCTCAAACAACAAATCTGGTTTTATTTGGAAGGAATGTATAGGTAATTTTACTATAACAGAAAAAAACGAACCTAATCAGATTCGTTTTTTCTATCTCATTGCACACCTTATTTTGCTGCTGCGTACAATTCATTAACCTTATTCCAGTTGATGACTGAGAAGAATGCTTTGATGTAATCTGGACGAACATTGCGGTACTTCACATAATAAGCATGTTCCCAAACATCAATTCCTAAAATTGGTGTTTTCCCTTCAGAGATTGGTGTGTCTTGATTAGCAGTTGAAGTCACTTCTAATTTACCATCATTATTGACCACCAGCCAAGCCCAACCTGAACCAAAGCGACTTGTCGCAGCTGTTGTAAATGCTGCTTTGAAATCCTCAAATGAACCAAATGTTGCTTCAAGGTCTGCTGCTAATGCTGCTGACGGCTCTGTCTTTTCTGGTGTCATCAATTCCCAGAAAAGAGCATGATTGAGATGACCACCACCGTTATTGATAACAGCTTGCCGAATATCCGCTGGAATGGTTTCTACATCTGACAAAAGTTGCTCCAAATCCTCACCGATTTCAGGGTGTTTTGCCAGAGCCGCATTTACATTATTGACATAAGTATTGTGGTGTTTGTCATGATGCAAGTGCATCGTTTCTTCATCAATATACGGTTCCAAAGCATCGTAAGAATAAGGTAAATCAGGTAAAATAATTGCCATTGGTTTGTTCCCCTTTTTCATTTTATATGAAAATGATAACGTAGACCTACAAAATTTTCAACTTATTTGCTTATAAGTTGTGGGTAGCAATCTTTAACAAAGCCAAGTCAAATAAGTAACTTTTCTCATAAACTCCAGACTTGATTTGGTAATCTGTTTCAATCAAGCAAGCAAGTACTTTTTTTAGAAAATCAAGCTGTAAAGAACGCACATCACGCAAAGCATATTTGATTTGAAAAGGATTCACCTTTCGTCCTAAATAACTGGACAAGTCTGCTACAATCTGACTTTCGTTACGTCCATTTTCAAAGAGGATTTTCACTTGCGTGAATATGCGGAACTGTCCCAGCATAATCGCAATCAACTTGATTTCATTTTCACCTTGCAATGTCAAGTCTCGCACCAGGCTTCTTGCCGCATCTACCTTTTGCTGCAAAATCATCTGGGTCAAGTCAAAAATATTGTCCTGCAAAGTCTTTGGAATCGCTTCAGCAATGTCATCACTTGTAATGATGCCATCTTTTTTATAGTCCTTTAAAAAAGCTAGGTTTTTGCTAATTTCACTAAAATCGAAACCAGACTTAATAAGCAATTCTTCTAAAACTTGCGAACGAAGTT
This Streptococcus anginosus DNA region includes the following protein-coding sequences:
- a CDS encoding superoxide dismutase translates to MAIILPDLPYSYDALEPYIDEETMHLHHDKHHNTYVNNVNAALAKHPEIGEDLEQLLSDVETIPADIRQAVINNGGGHLNHALFWELMTPEKTEPSAALAADLEATFGSFEDFKAAFTTAATSRFGSGWAWLVVNNDGKLEVTSTANQDTPISEGKTPILGIDVWEHAYYVKYRNVRPDYIKAFFSVINWNKVNELYAAAK
- a CDS encoding bacteriocin secretion accessory protein, with the protein product MNPNLFKSAEFYHRRYHNFATVLILPLVFFVLFLVLFSFIGQKEVTVKSIGEITPTKVIAMIQSTSDNTVLTNHLAENKTVTKGELLVQYTKNMEASQQTAIETQLATYQRQKAELETLKNSLQQGTNLFTDKDEFGYANTFNNFIKQSEDLTIGISKNNSEVSKQASLTNHTIAAIDEQMNELTKQMNDYHELYNAISSNVSNLPKSNPHQATFNLYKNEYHVKHDSSTTNQYLAQIDTKISSLNSSIANLKIQKASAGTATTYDNSLSTKIEVLRTQFIQTTEQELRTLTTQIIDLQNQLNQATAQLQNNQLTAPETGILHISSALKGKALLPKGTEIAQIYPDITKTKEVLITYYVPSAYMTNLKKGQTSRLTLEKIGNHTITIIGKINSIDTSATETKQGNLFKITARAFVSKRDSQILKYGLQGQVTSVIAKKSFFHYYKDKLLNNVE
- the holA gene encoding DNA polymerase III subunit delta, translating into MLAIEEIKTVNLTNLPNLTILTGDDTGQFELMKSQFLRQIQYDAADLNMTYFDMKEAVYPDVEIDLVSLPFFSEEKIVILDHFLDVTTAKKCYLTDDELKSFEQYLENPADTTKLVIFAEGKLDSKRRIVKLLKRDGKIFEASEPKEQDLRTYFSKQVQEQGLELRSQVLEELLIKSGFDFSEISKNLAFLKDYKKDGIITSDDIAEAIPKTLQDNIFDLTQMILQQKVDAARSLVRDLTLQGENEIKLIAIMLGQFRIFTQVKILFENGRNESQIVADLSSYLGRKVNPFQIKYALRDVRSLQLDFLKKVLACLIETDYQIKSGVYEKSYLFDLALLKIATHNL